The Balearica regulorum gibbericeps isolate bBalReg1 unplaced genomic scaffold, bBalReg1.pri S39, whole genome shotgun sequence region aggagggactgttcatcagggagcgtggtggcaggagaagggggaatgggtttaagctgaggaggggagacggagatgagatgtgaggcagaaattcttccctgtgagggtggcgaggccctggcagaggttgcccagagaagctgtggctgcccctggctccctggcagtgttcaaggccaggttggagggagctttgggcaacccaccaggttttgccttttccttcccattctcctgcCCACCTCAGCGGGGgtgaggagtgagcgagtggctgcgtggtgctcagctgccagtggggctgaaccacgacagGGCCCCACGGCGGCCTCCGGTGAAACAGGGCATCGTCTCAGCACCCACTCTTAGCGCACGGGCGGGAGCGAGCGCGGTCTCCCCGTGGGGTTTCCCTGTTCTTGGACGATGTGACTGTCAGAgctgcccaccccagcacccgGCACGAGCCAAGCTGCGCGTGGACTCCCAGCAGGCACACGCACACGCTCTCACGCAGGCGCGTGCACCACGGGTGTGCACATGTGCAGGGACGGCCGATCTGCGTTTGCCGGCCTCGGTGTAAATGAGTTCCCGGCTGCTGGAGCCCGAGCAGTCTCAGCCACGCTTACGGGGTGGCCTGCACATTGCTAAAGGGCTGCCGAAAAGGGGGAGTAAAACCCCGACCATGGCCTGAGGAGACCAGGGGTTCCACCTGACTATCCAGCGCCATCAATCCTgcggggacagagggagggaggagggaggagggagggagggatgccgGGTGAGGCTGGCACGCAGGGGCCTGGCTTGCGGCAGGCAGGGTGGCGGCGCCCGGTGCCTTGCAGATGAGACTGGGCCTGgcctggaggggctggggggagcggcACGCGGGGCAGGACCCTCTCCCTGAGCCCCAGCAAAGACGCCCGAGCAGATGGAGGTGGAGACAGAAAAGGCTTTATTGGCGGGGGCTGTCAAAAGGGCAGCAGCCCCTCACTGGCCACGGGGAGGATCTTTCCCAGGGCGTAGGCCAGGTGGGTGTAGGTCTCCTCACACAGCAGATGCGGCAGCAGGCGGTAGAAGAGCTCGGGGTCGTAGGAGGCGGCGTAGAGCACCGCAGCAGCCAGAGCGAAGCCGACGGCCAGCTGCAggcccagcaggagcaggcagagtaTCCTGTGGGGCAGAAGAGGGATGGGAGAGAGGGCAGGGTGGATGCATCGCCAGCCCATCTTGCCTATGGGATGGAGGGGGCTGTCCTGGGAGTCCCGGGGGCTGCCTCCCCAGCCGTTTCGCGTTGCTGCCTCGGGCAGGGTGGGGCAGGAGACTCCGCAAGCCTGGGAGAACGCCCCGGCCCAGGGTAAACGGACGCTGAGCACTCGCCAGCGGCAAAGGCCACAGCcggccagcagctccccagcagcctggaCTTGTGAGCCCCGGCGGCTGGAGCAGGTGTGCGGCCCATCGCAGCCGCTGCCCGGGAGCGGGCCCCAGGGGACCCAGAGGGGACACTCACTGCAGCCAATACGTGAAGCCACGTCTCCTTGCCAGCAGGTCCCTCTCCTGCAGGTCAACACAGAGCAAGGACACTTGTCAGGCACTGCCGCGCGGTCGGGACAGCTGGGGTTGCGCGGTGCCCCTCCGCCTTGCGCGGGACTACAGCCCACGCATGGCTCTGACCTCCACGGACCCCTCTCCCGCTTACCAGCTGTGCTTCCACCACCTCCGGCAGCACAGTCTGCGGCGCCTctgcctccttcttcctctgctgctgcctgcaggcaacAGGGCTTGGTTGGACGAGTTACGGACCTCCACGGCCACGCGGGGGGTCCCCTTCCAAACATACCCCACCCCAGGCAGGGACTGGGCTCCCCTGTCACACATGCTGCACATGTGCGTGCTGCacgtccccccccaccccattgCCTGGCACCGGCACTGGCAGCCCCATCGCTCCGGGTGCCGCAGAGGCCCCCCACCGGACAGCCGTGTGGGGCAGGGGCCCAGCTCACCAGATCTCTTCCTGCTCCACTGCCTCTTCAAGCTGCCCTATTTCCTGGCGCAGCacctgggagaaggaagggtcTGAGTCCCTGAGCCCGCCGCggccctcctccagccccccctAGTCGCGCAGGGCCCGTGGGCACCCACCCGTTTTCCCCCAGCACTTTTGGCACTACCTCATTGTAGCGcttgtcctcctgcagccaggccTTCATCTGGGCATAGTGCTTGTCCCCCTGCAAAACAACGGGCGCATCGTGCGGGCGGCTGGGCT contains the following coding sequences:
- the LOC142599692 gene encoding uncharacterized protein LOC142599692 isoform X2, producing the protein MKAWLQEDKRYNEVLRQEIGQLEEAVEQEEIWILCLLLLGLQLAVGFALAAAVLYAASYDPELFYRLLPHLLCEETYTHLAYALGKILPVASEGLLPF
- the LOC142599692 gene encoding uncharacterized protein LOC142599692 isoform X1 is translated as MKAWLQEDKRYNEVLRQEIGQLEEAVEQEEIWGAQSLPGVGYVWKGTPRVAVEVRNSSNQALLPAGSSRGRRRQRRRRLCCRRWWKHSWRGTCWQGDVASRIGCSECPLWVPWGPLPGSGCDGPHTCSSRRGSQVQAAGELLAGCGLCRWRVLSVRLPWAGAFSQACGVSCPTLPEAATRNGWGGSPRDSQDSPLHPIGKMGWRCIHPALSPIPLLPHRILCLLLLGLQLAVGFALAAAVLYAASYDPELFYRLLPHLLCEETYTHLAYALGKILPVASEGLLPF